Proteins from a single region of Novosphingobium sp. CECT 9465:
- a CDS encoding chemotaxis protein CheB: MHEARVLVVDDSAAMRALFADILDQAKNVTVVGAAASAAEARDQIIALRPNVVTLDVEMPGMNGIEFLAEIMGTAPLPVVMLSSLTQAGTETSLKAYELGAVECFPKPLKATPEQFTKTVGKLGKIVLAAANSNVKDRRAPREHKAAETNFEWNGHIVALSASMGGIDALTQILSYFPEKCPPTVIALNAEPAVVETFIKRMDADLKCAVKAAKDGTPLTQGTIHIAFDPDLHAVIEPGTPPRLRLIDRDPVEGMRPSANLLFGSIAKGSVPAAAAVLTGMGSDGAKGLKLMRNSGCRTFAQDRNTAMVAEAPTAAIEADAAETELPLDDMGAALIASCNSA, translated from the coding sequence ATGCACGAAGCAAGGGTTCTGGTGGTCGATGACTCTGCAGCAATGCGGGCATTGTTCGCGGACATTCTCGATCAGGCGAAAAATGTAACCGTTGTCGGCGCTGCCGCCAGCGCTGCCGAGGCGCGCGATCAGATCATTGCGCTGCGGCCCAATGTCGTCACGCTCGACGTCGAAATGCCCGGAATGAACGGGATCGAATTCCTCGCGGAAATCATGGGCACCGCGCCGCTGCCGGTGGTGATGCTGTCGAGCCTTACCCAGGCCGGTACGGAAACATCGCTGAAAGCGTACGAGCTGGGGGCAGTTGAGTGTTTCCCCAAGCCTTTGAAGGCAACGCCCGAACAGTTCACCAAGACCGTGGGCAAGCTGGGCAAGATCGTGCTGGCCGCCGCCAACAGCAACGTCAAGGATCGCCGTGCCCCGCGCGAACACAAGGCCGCCGAAACCAATTTCGAATGGAACGGGCACATTGTTGCGCTGTCCGCCTCGATGGGCGGTATCGATGCCCTGACGCAGATCCTTTCCTATTTTCCCGAAAAATGCCCGCCGACCGTCATCGCGCTCAATGCCGAACCGGCGGTGGTCGAAACCTTCATCAAGCGCATGGACGCCGATCTGAAATGTGCGGTCAAGGCCGCCAAGGATGGCACACCATTGACGCAGGGCACGATCCACATCGCCTTCGATCCCGATCTGCATGCCGTGATCGAACCGGGCACACCGCCCAGGCTGCGCCTGATCGATCGCGATCCGGTGGAAGGCATGCGTCCTTCGGCCAACCTGCTGTTCGGATCAATTGCAAAAGGATCGGTGCCCGCAGCCGCCGCTGTCCTGACCGGCATGGGCAGCGACGGCGCCAAGGGCCTGAAGCTCATGCGCAATTCGGGGTGCCGCACATTCGCGCAGGATCGCAATACCGCCATGGTGGCAGAAGCGCCCACCGCAGCCATCGAAGCCGATGCTGCGGAAACGGAACTGCCACTGGATGATATGGGCGCCGCACTGATCGCCAGCTGCAACAGCGCCTGA